A DNA window from Arachis duranensis cultivar V14167 chromosome 3, aradu.V14167.gnm2.J7QH, whole genome shotgun sequence contains the following coding sequences:
- the LOC107479972 gene encoding uncharacterized protein LOC107479972, translating to MICSIFIMTMTTAVAPQPSSPSTSSSMLLEISVISIEGLNNYTSFLCPTIRPFITITRLPTQPHVAAVENGGGLGLGPTPFRVGVDPTFFTDGYSCLHLQLFNKRRIVGSAQLGWCVIPPSDICILSPASVCYLSYRLRATDGSRGHAIINISVRLDGLPIPWAETSVDACHTFIGIPVTVVRRDCAANTHTPR from the coding sequence ATGATATGTTCTATATTTATTATGACCATGACCACGGCAGTGGCACCACAACCCTCCTCTCCTTCAACATCATCTTCTATGCTATTGGAAATCAGTGTCATATCAATAGAAGGCCTCAATAACTACACTTCATTTTTATGCCCCACCATAAGGCCCTTCATCACCATCACCAGGCTCCCAACACAACCTCATGTAGCTGCGGTGGAAAACGGTGGTGGGTTAGGGTTAGGCCCAACACCGTTTCGCGTGGGGGTGGATCCAACCTTCTTTACGGATGGGTATTCGTGCCTACACCTTCAGCTATTCAACAAGAGGAGGATTGTGGGCTCGGCCCAACTCGGATGGTGCGTGATTCCACCTTCCGACATTTGCATCCTTTCACCCGCTTCTGTTTGCTACCTAAGTTACCGGCTACGGGCTACAGACGGTTCCAGGGGACATGCTATCATCAACATCTCTGTCAGATTGGATGGGCTTCCAATTCCATGGGCAGAAACGAGTGTGGACGCGTGTCACACTTTTATTGGCATACCTGTTACAGTTGTTCGGAGAGATTGTGCAGCCAACACCCATACACCACGATGA